The following proteins come from a genomic window of Achromobacter sp. AONIH1:
- a CDS encoding alpha/beta fold hydrolase, translating into MTRPARADPCQAIGETRIESMALDGGGRIAPARVAWRRYGPEPAQARAVVLLLHGISGSQQALAPVSGEVHPDAGWASGWLGPGAALDTRHTCVLAPNALGSCFGSSAPDAELPASFPDFTITDSVRLQGLWLRALGVARLDAVVGYSYGGYQAFQWALDPPVPLGRALALASGPRGGGSWSDVIALRRLAAARRAGDALAQEQWVAARRDALMRYGRGLWLADAGAPEPGQALDAEARAWAARFSPWSMAALRAAACRHDVRHALASLRAPLYWLRCASDLLFPPGDETALPPCVHPMTVAGRYGHASPALEGPLWDVCLRRALA; encoded by the coding sequence ATGACGCGTCCCGCCCGCGCCGATCCCTGCCAGGCCATCGGCGAGACCAGGATCGAGAGCATGGCGCTGGACGGCGGCGGTCGCATCGCGCCGGCGCGCGTGGCCTGGCGCCGCTACGGGCCCGAGCCGGCGCAGGCCCGCGCCGTCGTGCTGCTGCTGCACGGCATCTCCGGCAGCCAGCAGGCGCTCGCGCCTGTCAGCGGGGAAGTCCATCCTGATGCGGGATGGGCATCCGGGTGGCTGGGGCCCGGCGCCGCGCTGGATACGCGCCATACCTGCGTGCTGGCGCCCAATGCGTTGGGCTCGTGTTTTGGCAGCAGCGCGCCGGATGCGGAATTGCCCGCCTCGTTTCCCGACTTCACCATCACCGACAGCGTGCGCCTGCAGGGGCTGTGGTTGCGCGCGCTGGGCGTTGCGCGGCTGGATGCGGTGGTGGGCTATTCCTACGGCGGCTATCAGGCGTTCCAGTGGGCGCTCGATCCGCCCGTGCCACTCGGGCGGGCGCTGGCGCTGGCGTCCGGGCCGCGCGGCGGCGGCAGTTGGAGCGACGTGATCGCGTTGCGGCGCCTGGCCGCCGCGCGGCGGGCCGGCGATGCCTTGGCGCAAGAGCAGTGGGTCGCGGCGCGGCGGGACGCCTTGATGCGCTATGGCCGGGGCCTGTGGTTGGCCGATGCCGGCGCGCCCGAGCCCGGGCAGGCGCTGGACGCCGAGGCGCGCGCCTGGGCGGCGCGCTTTTCGCCCTGGTCGATGGCCGCCTTGCGGGCGGCAGCCTGCCGCCATGACGTCCGCCACGCGCTCGCGTCCTTGCGCGCGCCGTTGTACTGGCTGCGCTGCGCGTCGGACCTGCTGTTTCCGCCCGGCGATGAAACCGCCTTGCCGCCCTGCGTGCATCCCATGACGGTGGCCGGACGCTATGGCCATGCCTCGCCCGCGCTGGAAGGGCCGCTGTGGGATGTCTGCCTGCGCCGGGCACTGGCCTGA
- a CDS encoding peptidylprolyl isomerase: MKRIVMLAAACAIALPAFAQNVATVNGKAIPQKSLDQFVKLLVTQGATDSPQLREQVKQEMINRQIFVQAAESNGIAKQADVQTEIELARQGILVRALMADYLAKHPVSDAKVTAEYEKIKKEQAGKMEYKVRHILVEDEKTANDLLTQLKGNKGKFDDLAKKNSKDPGSAEKGGDLGWAPPTNYVQPFAQAVTQLKKGQLVDKPVQTQFGWHIIQVDDTRPVQFPPLDQVRPQIEEMLRQQTLADYQKDLREKAKIQ; the protein is encoded by the coding sequence ATGAAACGCATCGTCATGCTGGCCGCCGCTTGCGCCATCGCCCTGCCGGCTTTTGCCCAGAACGTGGCAACCGTCAACGGCAAGGCCATTCCGCAGAAGAGCCTGGATCAATTCGTCAAGCTTCTGGTCACCCAGGGCGCTACGGATTCCCCGCAGCTGCGCGAGCAGGTCAAGCAGGAAATGATCAACCGCCAGATCTTCGTGCAGGCCGCCGAATCCAACGGCATCGCCAAGCAGGCCGACGTGCAGACCGAGATCGAACTGGCTCGCCAGGGCATCCTGGTGCGCGCGCTGATGGCCGACTATCTGGCCAAGCACCCGGTGTCGGACGCCAAGGTCACGGCCGAGTACGAAAAGATCAAGAAGGAACAAGCGGGCAAGATGGAGTACAAGGTCCGCCACATCCTGGTTGAAGACGAAAAGACCGCCAACGACCTGCTGACCCAACTGAAGGGCAACAAGGGCAAGTTCGACGATCTGGCCAAGAAGAACTCCAAGGATCCCGGCAGCGCCGAAAAGGGTGGCGACCTGGGTTGGGCTCCCCCGACCAACTACGTGCAGCCTTTCGCTCAGGCCGTCACGCAGCTGAAGAAGGGCCAACTGGTCGACAAGCCCGTCCAGACGCAGTTCGGCTGGCACATCATCCAGGTCGACGACACCCGCCCGGTGCAGTTCCCGCCGCTGGATCAGGTGCGCCCGCAGATCGAGGAAATGCTGCGCCAGCAAACCCTGGCCGACTACCAGAAGGACCTGCGCGAAAAGGCCAAGATCCAGTAA
- a CDS encoding BolA family transcriptional regulator → MSETTDRIALIRERLAALEPVSLEIQDESYLHAGHEGSKNGAGHYRVLIVAPCFAGQSAVARHRLVYHHLQDLIPYPIHALALDAQAPK, encoded by the coding sequence ATGTCAGAAACCACCGACCGCATCGCCCTGATCCGGGAGCGCCTGGCCGCGCTGGAACCGGTCAGTCTTGAAATTCAAGACGAGTCCTATTTGCACGCAGGCCATGAAGGAAGTAAAAACGGCGCCGGCCACTACCGCGTGCTGATTGTGGCGCCCTGCTTCGCCGGGCAGTCCGCCGTCGCCCGCCATAGGCTGGTGTATCATCATTTGCAAGATTTGATCCCCTATCCGATCCATGCGCTTGCGCTAGACGCACAGGCTCCCAAATAG
- a CDS encoding septation protein A, with the protein MKKFLFDLFPLILFFVAYRYADIFIATGVAMAAAVLQIVWLKLTGKAIEAMHWINLTVILVFGGATIWLHSDVFIKWKPTVLYWLFGGALVLARLFFRRNLIRGLMEKQIQLPDPAWEKLNLVWAGFFLVAGALNLYVAFSGQFTESQWVSFKAFGLMGLMIVFVIGQSLWLGKHIQPGEETSSDSGASGGKPQP; encoded by the coding sequence ATGAAGAAGTTCCTGTTCGACCTGTTCCCGCTGATCCTGTTCTTTGTCGCCTACCGGTATGCGGACATCTTCATCGCCACCGGCGTCGCCATGGCGGCCGCCGTGCTGCAGATCGTCTGGCTCAAGCTCACCGGCAAGGCCATCGAGGCCATGCACTGGATCAACCTGACCGTGATCCTGGTGTTCGGCGGCGCCACCATCTGGCTGCACAGCGATGTCTTCATCAAGTGGAAGCCGACCGTGCTGTACTGGCTGTTCGGCGGCGCGCTGGTGCTGGCGCGGCTGTTCTTCCGCCGCAACCTGATCCGCGGCCTGATGGAAAAGCAGATCCAGCTGCCCGACCCGGCCTGGGAAAAGCTCAACCTGGTCTGGGCGGGTTTCTTCCTGGTGGCCGGCGCGCTCAACCTGTACGTGGCCTTCTCCGGCCAGTTCACCGAGTCGCAATGGGTCAGCTTCAAGGCCTTCGGCCTGATGGGCCTGATGATCGTGTTCGTGATCGGCCAATCGCTCTGGCTGGGCAAACATATCCAGCCCGGCGAAGAGACGTCGTCCGATTCCGGCGCGTCCGGCGGCAAGCCGCAACCCTGA
- the msrB gene encoding peptide-methionine (R)-S-oxide reductase MsrB, which translates to MDKVRKSDAEWRAQLSPEEYVVARQKGTERAFTGRYWNTFTHGIYRCVGCGTPLFASDTKFDAGCGWPSYFEPIDPARVREERDISHGMVRTEVLCNICDAHLGHVFPDGPEPTGLRYCINSLSMTFEPLED; encoded by the coding sequence ATGGACAAAGTACGCAAATCCGACGCTGAATGGCGGGCCCAGCTGTCACCGGAAGAATACGTCGTCGCCCGCCAAAAAGGTACGGAACGCGCCTTCACCGGCCGCTACTGGAACACGTTCACCCACGGCATCTACCGCTGCGTGGGCTGTGGCACGCCGCTGTTCGCTTCCGACACCAAATTCGACGCCGGCTGTGGCTGGCCCAGCTACTTCGAGCCGATCGACCCGGCGCGGGTGCGTGAAGAGCGCGACATCAGCCACGGCATGGTGCGCACCGAGGTGCTGTGCAATATCTGCGACGCCCACCTGGGCCACGTCTTCCCCGACGGCCCCGAGCCCACCGGGCTGCGCTATTGCATCAATTCGCTGTCGATGACGTTTGAACCGCTGGAAGACTGA
- a CDS encoding energy-coupling factor ABC transporter ATP-binding protein → MLIQFDQVVVSTPQAEVLRGLSLTLAQRRVGIVGPNGAGKSTLARLLNGLALPTSGRVSVDGLDTRQDLKAVRRRVGFVFQNPENQIVFPIVREDLAFGLKQLEPDRARREARIEDQLQRLGVAHLADRASHSLSGGERQLVALAAVLVMDPALVVFDEPTTQLDLRNRNRVRDAIAGLAHDAVVVSHDLALLEDFDRVLVIADGRVAADDQPAAALRWYRDHFA, encoded by the coding sequence ATGTTAATCCAGTTTGACCAGGTGGTCGTTTCCACGCCGCAAGCCGAGGTGCTGCGCGGGCTCAGCCTGACGCTGGCACAGCGCCGCGTCGGCATCGTCGGCCCGAACGGCGCCGGCAAGAGCACGCTGGCGCGCCTGCTCAACGGCCTGGCCTTGCCGACCTCGGGCCGGGTCAGCGTGGACGGGCTGGATACGCGCCAGGACCTGAAAGCCGTGCGGCGACGGGTCGGCTTCGTGTTTCAGAATCCCGAAAACCAGATCGTCTTTCCCATCGTGCGCGAAGACCTGGCTTTCGGCCTGAAACAGCTGGAACCCGACCGCGCCCGCCGCGAGGCCCGCATCGAGGATCAGTTGCAACGCCTGGGCGTGGCTCACCTGGCGGACCGGGCCAGCCACAGCCTGTCCGGGGGCGAGCGCCAGTTGGTCGCCCTGGCCGCGGTGCTGGTGATGGATCCGGCGCTGGTGGTGTTCGACGAACCGACCACCCAACTGGACCTGCGCAATCGCAACCGCGTCCGCGATGCGATCGCCGGGCTGGCCCACGACGCCGTCGTGGTCAGCCACGACCTGGCGCTGCTGGAGGATTTCGACCGGGTGCTGGTGATCGCCGATGGACGCGTCGCCGCCGACGACCAGCCGGCCGCCGCCCTGCGCTGGTACCGTGATCATTTCGCCTGA
- a CDS encoding energy-coupling factor transporter transmembrane protein EcfT, whose protein sequence is MLEPLYIAGNSRLHRLPAGLKLLALCAAGAGLFALRDPRWLGLALAVAAGLVWSSGAGAALLLRQLRGLAWVLLALGLFTGFFQGWVEALAVLLRVGAMVGLALAVTLTTRTADLIAVCEWALLPLQRLGLLDAGKVALALALALRFVPEIWRNFHEIREAQAARGLGANPLALIVPLIVLTLKRAQEVSEAIDARSP, encoded by the coding sequence ATGCTCGAACCGCTCTATATCGCAGGCAATTCCCGACTGCACCGGCTGCCTGCCGGACTGAAGCTGCTGGCGCTGTGCGCGGCGGGGGCGGGGCTGTTCGCGCTGCGCGATCCGCGCTGGCTGGGCCTGGCGTTGGCCGTGGCCGCCGGGTTGGTCTGGTCCAGCGGCGCCGGGGCCGCGCTGCTCTTGCGCCAATTGCGCGGCCTGGCGTGGGTTCTGCTGGCGCTGGGATTGTTCACCGGCTTTTTCCAAGGTTGGGTCGAGGCGCTGGCGGTGCTGCTGCGGGTCGGCGCGATGGTGGGGCTGGCGCTGGCCGTGACGCTGACCACGCGCACCGCCGATCTGATCGCGGTATGTGAATGGGCGCTGCTGCCCTTGCAGCGCCTGGGCCTGCTCGATGCCGGTAAGGTGGCGCTGGCCCTGGCGCTGGCGCTGCGCTTCGTTCCCGAGATCTGGCGCAATTTCCATGAGATCCGCGAGGCGCAGGCCGCGCGCGGGCTCGGCGCCAATCCCCTGGCGCTGATCGTGCCGCTGATCGTCCTGACGCTGAAGCGGGCGCAGGAAGTCTCCGAAGCCATCGACGCGCGCAGTCCCTGA
- a CDS encoding biotin transporter BioY yields the protein MKSNNTVLVALFAALIVVLSLVPPIPLPAIPVPVTLQTLGAMLAGAMLGPVRGALACLLYLALAAIGLPVLPGGRGGMGAFLGPTGGFLIGMPIGAFVTGWLARRLAGRAPGTWAGVAGYAVACVVGGIAVVYACGVPWLASVAKMDLGKAALAVAVFVPGDLIKAAVAAWVASRVARVWPMPGR from the coding sequence ATGAAATCCAACAATACCGTGCTGGTGGCGCTGTTCGCGGCGCTCATCGTGGTGCTGAGCCTGGTGCCGCCGATTCCGCTGCCGGCCATTCCGGTGCCGGTCACGCTGCAGACGCTGGGCGCCATGCTGGCCGGCGCCATGCTGGGGCCGGTGCGCGGGGCGCTGGCCTGCCTGCTGTATCTGGCGCTGGCGGCCATCGGCCTGCCGGTGCTGCCGGGTGGACGCGGCGGGATGGGGGCCTTCCTGGGGCCGACCGGCGGATTCCTGATCGGCATGCCGATCGGCGCCTTTGTCACGGGCTGGCTGGCGCGCCGGCTGGCGGGCCGGGCGCCTGGCACCTGGGCCGGCGTGGCGGGCTATGCGGTCGCCTGCGTGGTCGGTGGCATCGCGGTGGTGTATGCCTGCGGCGTGCCCTGGCTGGCCTCTGTCGCCAAGATGGACCTGGGCAAGGCGGCGCTGGCCGTGGCCGTGTTCGTGCCCGGCGATCTGATCAAGGCAGCCGTGGCCGCCTGGGTGGCGTCGCGCGTGGCGCGCGTCTGGCCCATGCCGGGCCGTTGA
- a CDS encoding ABC transporter substrate-binding protein, translated as MRKHFGLTAAAAAVALTLPLLASAQVKVGVTVSSTGPAASLGIPERNTVALLPKEVAGQKIEWIVLDDATDTTQAVKNSRKLASDDKVDVLIGTSVTPGSLAMVDVAAEAKVPMISVAASAKIVEPVDDKRRWVFKTPQNDALMAGALADAMSKSKVKTLGFIGFADAYGDGWLDVMQKAAKAKGIEIVSIEKYSRTDTSVTGQVLKLVGAKPDAILIAGAGTPSALPQKELRARNYGGVIYQTHGAANNDVLRVCGKDCDGMFLPAGPLLVAAQLPDSNPVKKSALAYVETYEKAHGAGSTNTFGGHMWDAGQLVVAALPAALKTGAKPGTPEFRVVMRDALESIKDLPASQGVFNMSPTDHAGFDERSRVIVKVEGGKWVYQPGL; from the coding sequence ATGCGCAAGCATTTCGGCTTGACCGCGGCCGCCGCCGCCGTTGCCCTGACTCTTCCGCTGCTGGCCAGCGCCCAGGTCAAGGTCGGCGTGACGGTGTCCAGCACCGGCCCCGCCGCCTCGCTGGGCATCCCCGAGCGCAACACGGTCGCCCTGCTGCCGAAGGAAGTGGCCGGCCAGAAGATCGAATGGATCGTCCTGGACGACGCCACCGACACGACGCAAGCCGTCAAGAACTCGCGCAAGCTCGCCTCCGACGACAAGGTCGACGTGCTGATCGGCACCTCGGTGACGCCGGGCTCGCTGGCCATGGTCGACGTGGCCGCCGAAGCCAAGGTGCCGATGATCAGCGTGGCCGCCAGCGCCAAGATCGTCGAGCCGGTCGACGACAAGCGCCGCTGGGTCTTCAAGACTCCGCAGAACGACGCCCTGATGGCCGGTGCGCTGGCCGACGCCATGTCCAAGTCCAAGGTCAAGACGCTGGGCTTCATCGGCTTCGCCGACGCCTACGGCGACGGCTGGCTGGACGTGATGCAGAAGGCCGCCAAGGCCAAGGGCATCGAGATCGTCTCGATCGAAAAATACAGCCGCACCGACACCAGCGTGACCGGCCAGGTTCTGAAGCTGGTCGGCGCCAAGCCCGACGCCATCCTGATCGCCGGCGCCGGCACGCCCTCGGCCCTGCCGCAAAAGGAACTGCGCGCGCGTAACTATGGCGGCGTGATCTACCAGACCCACGGCGCCGCCAACAACGATGTGCTGCGCGTCTGCGGCAAGGATTGCGACGGCATGTTCCTGCCGGCCGGCCCGCTGCTGGTCGCCGCTCAGCTGCCTGACAGCAACCCGGTCAAGAAGTCGGCCCTGGCCTACGTCGAGACCTACGAGAAGGCCCACGGCGCCGGTTCGACCAACACCTTCGGCGGCCATATGTGGGACGCCGGCCAGCTGGTCGTGGCCGCCTTGCCCGCCGCGTTGAAGACCGGCGCCAAGCCCGGCACGCCGGAGTTCCGCGTGGTCATGCGCGACGCGCTGGAAAGCATCAAGGACCTGCCCGCTTCCCAGGGCGTGTTCAACATGTCGCCCACCGACCACGCGGGCTTCGATGAACGCTCGCGCGTCATCGTCAAGGTCGAAGGCGGCAAGTGGGTGTACCAGCCGGGCCTGTAA
- a CDS encoding branched-chain amino acid ABC transporter permease — translation MDSSIALILLQDGVVNGAIYALLGMALVLVFAVTRVIFIPQGEFVAFGALTLAMLVDGKVPGTAYLLPLLGVVALALEVLRAVRTRNAAGLPKAFVACLVLPLALLWLTQSYVAPGTSLWLNMLLTLALVIPMGPMVYRIVYQPLAEATVLVLLIVSVAVHFALTGLALVFFGAEGWRTPAFVSGQVDLGFMTWSAQSLFVVATCAILIVGLWLFFGKTLYGRALRATAVNRRGARLVGISTTMSGSLTFTLATAIGAMSGMLIAPITTVYYDTGFLIGLKGFVGAIIGGLASYPVAAAGSLLVGVLESFSSFWASAYKEVIVFTLIIPVLVWRSFSSHHVDEEE, via the coding sequence ATGGATTCCTCAATTGCGCTGATTCTGCTGCAGGACGGTGTGGTCAACGGCGCTATCTATGCCCTCCTGGGCATGGCTCTGGTGCTGGTTTTCGCCGTCACGCGCGTCATCTTCATTCCCCAGGGCGAGTTCGTGGCGTTCGGCGCGCTGACGCTGGCCATGCTGGTCGACGGCAAGGTGCCCGGCACCGCCTATCTGCTGCCCCTGCTGGGCGTGGTCGCGCTGGCGCTGGAAGTGCTGCGCGCCGTGCGCACCCGCAACGCCGCCGGGCTGCCCAAGGCCTTTGTCGCCTGTCTCGTCCTGCCGCTCGCGCTGCTTTGGCTGACGCAGAGCTATGTCGCGCCCGGCACGTCGCTGTGGCTGAACATGCTGCTGACGCTGGCGCTGGTCATTCCGATGGGCCCGATGGTCTATCGCATCGTCTATCAGCCGCTGGCCGAAGCCACCGTGCTGGTGCTGCTGATCGTGTCGGTGGCCGTGCACTTCGCGCTGACCGGCCTGGCCCTGGTGTTCTTCGGCGCCGAAGGCTGGCGCACGCCGGCGTTCGTGAGCGGCCAGGTGGACCTGGGCTTCATGACCTGGTCGGCCCAGAGCCTGTTCGTGGTCGCGACCTGCGCCATCCTGATCGTCGGCCTGTGGCTGTTCTTCGGCAAGACGCTGTACGGCCGCGCGCTGCGCGCCACCGCCGTCAACCGTCGCGGCGCGCGCCTGGTGGGCATCAGCACCACCATGTCGGGCAGCCTGACCTTCACGCTGGCCACCGCCATCGGCGCGATGTCGGGCATGCTGATCGCTCCGATCACCACGGTCTATTACGACACCGGCTTCCTGATCGGCCTGAAGGGCTTCGTCGGCGCCATCATCGGCGGCCTGGCGAGCTATCCCGTGGCGGCCGCCGGCTCGCTGCTGGTGGGCGTGCTGGAATCGTTCTCGTCGTTCTGGGCCAGCGCCTACAAGGAAGTCATCGTCTTCACCCTGATTATCCCGGTTCTGGTCTGGCGTTCGTTCAGCAGCCATCACGTGGACGAAGAGGAATAA
- a CDS encoding ATP-binding cassette domain-containing protein, whose protein sequence is MNRILLIVFVVALAALPLVPATPEFWVTQLNYIGLASLVVLGLVLLTGVGGLTSFGQAAFVGLGAYTTAFLTTQYDVSPWLALPAGLVLTGVVAYLVGAITLRLSGHYLPLGTIAWGLSLYFLFGNIDWLGKHDGIAGIEPISIFGISLASGRHIYFLIWAFVLLALLATRNLLNSRPGRAIRALKSGAGMAESMGVNTAAYKVVIFVWAALLACVSGWLYAHMQRAVSPSPFGINYGIEYLFMAVVGGAGYVWGALLGSTVILVLKDQLQNWLPKLLDTNANFEMIVFGVLLILMLQYARNGLWPILANWWDGLTGADGSRRNLAPPAPAPALPARQRPQPGQVVLEVDAIRKEFGGLVAVNDISFKVSSGEIMGLIGPNGAGKSTSFNLISGVLPVTRGQVRFMGERIDNRSAREIAKLGVGRTFQHVQLLPGMTVLENVALGAHLRSDVGVLAGALHSDRAREAQLLHEAAEQVKRVGLGEYLYEQAGNLALGQQRILEIARALAADPVLLLLDEPAAGLRYKEKQDLARVLEQLRAEGMSILLVEHDMDFVMRLTNHLVVMDFGTKLAEGVPAEVQQNPAVLEAYLGGIDDDLPEADQAKPVAAGGVQ, encoded by the coding sequence ATGAACCGCATTTTGCTTATCGTCTTCGTCGTCGCGCTGGCGGCGCTGCCTCTGGTGCCGGCCACGCCCGAGTTCTGGGTGACCCAGCTGAACTACATCGGGCTGGCCAGCCTGGTGGTGCTGGGCCTGGTGCTGCTCACCGGCGTGGGCGGCCTGACCTCGTTCGGCCAGGCGGCCTTCGTCGGCCTGGGCGCCTACACCACGGCCTTCCTGACCACCCAGTACGACGTGTCGCCGTGGCTGGCCCTGCCGGCCGGCCTGGTGCTGACCGGCGTGGTCGCCTACCTGGTGGGCGCGATCACGCTGCGCCTGTCCGGCCACTACCTGCCGCTGGGCACCATCGCCTGGGGGCTGTCGCTGTACTTCCTGTTCGGCAACATCGACTGGCTGGGCAAGCACGACGGCATCGCCGGCATCGAGCCCATCAGCATCTTCGGCATCTCGCTGGCCAGCGGCCGTCACATCTATTTCCTGATCTGGGCCTTCGTGCTGCTGGCGCTGCTGGCCACGCGCAACCTGCTGAACTCGCGTCCCGGGCGCGCCATCCGCGCGCTCAAGAGCGGCGCGGGCATGGCCGAGTCCATGGGTGTGAACACGGCCGCGTACAAGGTCGTGATCTTCGTCTGGGCCGCGCTGCTGGCCTGCGTGTCGGGCTGGCTGTATGCGCACATGCAGCGCGCCGTCAGCCCCAGCCCGTTCGGCATCAACTACGGCATCGAGTACCTGTTCATGGCGGTGGTCGGCGGCGCTGGCTACGTCTGGGGCGCGCTGCTGGGCTCGACCGTCATCCTGGTGCTGAAGGACCAGTTGCAGAACTGGCTGCCCAAACTGCTGGACACCAATGCCAACTTCGAGATGATCGTCTTCGGCGTGCTGCTGATCCTGATGCTGCAATACGCGCGCAACGGCCTGTGGCCGATCCTGGCCAATTGGTGGGATGGCCTTACCGGCGCCGACGGCTCGCGCCGCAACCTGGCGCCGCCGGCGCCCGCGCCCGCCTTGCCGGCGCGCCAGCGTCCGCAACCCGGCCAGGTCGTGCTGGAAGTGGATGCCATCCGCAAGGAATTCGGCGGCCTGGTGGCGGTCAACGACATCAGCTTCAAGGTCAGCTCCGGCGAGATCATGGGCCTGATCGGCCCGAACGGCGCCGGCAAGAGCACCTCCTTCAACCTGATCAGCGGCGTGCTGCCGGTCACGCGCGGCCAGGTCCGCTTCATGGGCGAGCGCATCGACAACCGCTCGGCGCGCGAGATCGCCAAGCTGGGCGTGGGACGCACCTTCCAGCACGTGCAGCTGTTGCCGGGCATGACGGTGCTGGAGAACGTGGCGCTGGGCGCGCACCTGCGCTCTGACGTGGGCGTGCTGGCTGGCGCGCTGCACAGCGACCGCGCCCGCGAAGCCCAGCTGCTGCACGAGGCGGCCGAGCAGGTCAAGCGCGTGGGCCTGGGCGAGTACCTGTACGAGCAGGCGGGCAACCTGGCCCTGGGCCAGCAGCGCATCCTGGAGATCGCGCGCGCGCTGGCCGCCGATCCGGTGCTGCTGTTGCTGGACGAACCCGCAGCCGGCCTGCGCTACAAGGAAAAGCAAGACCTGGCCCGCGTGCTGGAACAATTGCGCGCCGAAGGCATGAGCATTCTGCTGGTTGAACACGATATGGATTTTGTGATGCGCCTGACCAACCACCTGGTGGTGATGGATTTCGGCACCAAGCTGGCCGAAGGCGTGCCGGCCGAGGTGCAGCAGAACCCGGCGGTGCTGGAAGCCTACCTGGGCGGCATCGACGACGACCTGCCCGAGGCCGACCAGGCCAAGCCCGTTGCCGCCGGAGGTGTGCAATGA
- a CDS encoding ABC transporter ATP-binding protein, with translation MSAQQKPVLEVSNLSARYGKVGALVGATLTVPAGSIVTVIGANGAGKSTMLNAVMGSLPHTGHAAGAVHYSGTDVSGWQVERRVAAGMSLVPERRELFGTMSVEDNLLLGGFRRYRARESGWRDTLNEVFDLFPRLRERRAQQAGTLSGGERQMLAVGRALMAKPQLLMLDEPSLGLAPRIVREIFHIIARLRETGVAILLVEQNARAALQVADYGYVLETGEVTLHGPARELAGDPKVIESYLGLGKGGDKSEG, from the coding sequence ATGAGCGCGCAACAGAAACCGGTGCTGGAAGTCAGCAACCTGTCGGCCCGCTACGGCAAGGTCGGCGCGCTGGTCGGCGCCACGCTGACCGTGCCGGCCGGTAGCATCGTCACCGTGATCGGCGCCAACGGCGCCGGCAAGTCCACCATGTTGAACGCGGTGATGGGTTCGCTGCCGCACACCGGCCATGCCGCCGGCGCGGTGCACTATTCGGGCACCGATGTGTCGGGCTGGCAGGTCGAGCGCCGCGTGGCCGCGGGCATGTCGCTGGTGCCGGAGCGCCGCGAGCTGTTCGGCACCATGTCGGTCGAGGACAATCTGCTGCTGGGCGGTTTCCGCCGCTACCGCGCGCGCGAGAGCGGCTGGCGCGACACGCTGAACGAAGTGTTCGACCTGTTCCCGCGCCTGCGCGAGCGCCGCGCCCAGCAGGCCGGCACGCTGTCGGGGGGCGAGCGCCAGATGCTGGCGGTGGGCCGCGCGCTGATGGCCAAGCCCCAGCTGCTGATGCTGGACGAGCCCAGCCTGGGCCTGGCGCCGCGCATCGTGCGCGAGATCTTCCACATCATCGCGCGCCTGCGCGAGACCGGCGTGGCTATCCTGCTGGTCGAGCAGAATGCGCGTGCCGCGTTGCAGGTGGCCGATTACGGCTACGTGCTGGAAACCGGCGAAGTCACGCTGCACGGCCCGGCCCGCGAGCTGGCCGGCGATCCCAAGGTCATCGAGAGCTATCTCGGCCTGGGCAAGGGCGGCGACAAGTCCGAAGGCTGA
- a CDS encoding ASCH domain-containing protein yields MKPPAPYENAVTFQFGDSPELADELLALVLSGAKTATCGAMRDFNDKEPAPTVGRRDVVLDGQGRPACVIETVSVVIQRFDQVDEAFAVAEGEGPYEAWRDGHIAYFERNGGYRPDMLLACERFRVVEVFER; encoded by the coding sequence ATGAAACCGCCCGCCCCTTACGAGAACGCCGTGACCTTCCAGTTCGGTGACAGCCCCGAACTGGCCGACGAGCTGCTGGCCCTGGTGCTGTCCGGCGCCAAGACCGCCACGTGCGGAGCGATGCGCGACTTCAACGACAAGGAACCGGCGCCGACGGTGGGCCGGCGCGACGTGGTGCTGGACGGCCAGGGCCGCCCAGCCTGCGTGATCGAGACGGTCAGTGTGGTGATCCAGCGCTTCGACCAGGTGGACGAAGCCTTCGCGGTGGCGGAGGGGGAAGGCCCGTATGAAGCGTGGCGCGACGGGCACATCGCCTACTTCGAGCGCAACGGCGGCTACCGCCCCGACATGCTGCTCGCCTGCGAGCGCTTCCGCGTGGTGGAGGTATTCGAGCGCTGA